The Aeromicrobium sp. Leaf245 genome includes a region encoding these proteins:
- a CDS encoding metallopeptidase family protein, whose product MAGRLQHLGGAVSGPRPGRMRARRRAARGPLALPGPLSPASVPAHRTPREEFDHLVAGVLAPLEKHFDAEPDEVEVVVEDVPLLPADWTDEVPLSNLSRRGDVALVVLYRRPLTDRCTSRVELEDRVWDVVLHRLAEVWQVSPDDLDPR is encoded by the coding sequence GTGGCGGGACGTCTGCAGCACCTCGGCGGGGCGGTGAGCGGACCCCGGCCCGGTCGGATGCGGGCGCGCCGACGCGCTGCACGCGGGCCACTCGCCCTGCCCGGCCCGTTGTCACCGGCGAGCGTCCCGGCCCACCGGACGCCCCGCGAGGAGTTCGACCACCTGGTCGCCGGTGTGCTTGCGCCGCTCGAGAAGCACTTCGACGCCGAGCCCGACGAGGTCGAGGTCGTCGTCGAGGACGTCCCCCTGCTGCCGGCCGACTGGACCGACGAGGTGCCGCTGAGCAACCTGTCGCGACGCGGCGACGTGGCCCTCGTGGTGCTCTACCGCCGACCGCTCACCGACCGCTGCACGAGCCGGGTCGAGCTCGAGGACCGGGTCTGGGACGTCGTCCTGCACCGTCTCGCCGAGGTCTGGCAGGTCTCCCCCGACGACCTCGATCCTCGCTGA
- a CDS encoding DUF3499 domain-containing protein, protein MGAVRRCTRSACSQPAVATLTYVYADQTAVLGPLATAAEPHTYDLCEAHSARLSAPNGWSVLRLAPDPSTVRPSHDDLLALADAVREVGRRRPRPAPGPPGLTLVPPPNED, encoded by the coding sequence GTGGGTGCTGTTCGACGCTGCACGCGGTCCGCGTGCTCCCAGCCGGCTGTGGCGACGCTGACCTATGTCTACGCCGACCAGACCGCGGTGCTCGGCCCGCTGGCCACGGCGGCGGAGCCGCACACCTACGACCTGTGCGAGGCGCACTCAGCCCGGTTGTCCGCGCCCAACGGCTGGAGCGTGCTGCGGCTCGCACCCGACCCGTCCACGGTGCGCCCGAGCCACGACGACCTCCTGGCGCTCGCCGACGCGGTGCGCGAGGTGGGCCGCCGACGTCCGCGCCCTGCACCGGGACCACCGGGACTGACCCTGGTCCCCCCACCGAACGAGGACTGA
- the mtrB gene encoding MtrAB system histidine kinase MtrB, which yields MTSTVLLVALVVGLVGWALLQQVADGLTESRSDTAVAEARTGFEKAQAELDAAVETQPQAQAPTLTQLVDSVTDTDSENRAYELVLEGPLGSGSGAPPIRSSAELAPGSLPTDLRAEVLDGPGVFWRYSELSLVGADASPAVVVGSQLRSPGTGDTYALFYLFSLSEQQQTLSLVRNALLLGGLAMVLMVGGVAFIVSRQVLTPVRLARRIAERYAAGSLEQRMHVSGEDDIARLSTSFNQMAASLQSQIRRLEDLSRLQQRFVSDVSHELRTPLTTVQMASEVLFDARRRFDPQTARSTELLKRELDRFEELLSNLLDLSRFDAGAAQLELADVDLARVARAAAEDPILARGGIVGRAVGADRPAVVQADIRRIDRIVRNLVANAAKYSGSDVVEIEVAQDAFAVSLAVRDFGVGLQGDENLRVFDRFWRADPARTQGGTGLGLAISREDAVLHGGTLQAWGRAGEGSEFVLTLPRVVDPARRSVAPLPVVRRVFA from the coding sequence GTGACCAGCACCGTCCTGCTCGTGGCGCTGGTGGTGGGTCTCGTGGGGTGGGCGCTGCTGCAGCAGGTCGCCGACGGTCTCACCGAGAGCCGCAGCGACACCGCGGTGGCCGAGGCCCGGACGGGTTTCGAGAAGGCCCAGGCCGAGCTCGACGCGGCGGTGGAGACGCAGCCCCAGGCGCAGGCTCCCACCCTGACCCAGCTGGTTGACTCCGTCACCGACACCGACAGCGAGAACCGTGCCTACGAGCTCGTGCTCGAGGGGCCGCTCGGCTCCGGCAGCGGGGCACCGCCGATCCGCTCGTCGGCCGAGCTCGCCCCGGGGTCCCTGCCGACGGACCTGCGAGCGGAGGTCCTGGACGGTCCGGGCGTGTTCTGGCGCTACTCCGAGCTGTCGCTCGTGGGTGCCGACGCCAGCCCGGCCGTGGTGGTCGGCAGCCAGCTGCGGTCGCCGGGGACGGGCGACACCTACGCCCTCTTCTACCTGTTCTCCCTCTCCGAGCAGCAGCAGACGCTGTCGCTCGTGCGCAACGCGCTGCTGCTCGGCGGCCTGGCCATGGTGCTCATGGTCGGCGGGGTCGCCTTCATCGTGTCGCGCCAGGTCCTCACGCCCGTCCGGCTGGCCCGACGCATCGCGGAGCGGTACGCCGCCGGCAGCCTCGAGCAGCGCATGCACGTGAGTGGCGAGGACGACATCGCCCGGCTGTCCACGTCGTTCAACCAGATGGCCGCCAGCCTGCAGAGCCAGATCCGACGTCTCGAGGACCTCTCGCGTCTGCAGCAGCGGTTCGTCTCCGACGTCTCCCACGAGCTGCGCACCCCGCTCACGACGGTGCAGATGGCGAGCGAGGTGCTGTTCGACGCAAGGCGTCGCTTCGACCCCCAGACGGCTCGCTCGACCGAGCTCCTCAAGCGGGAGCTGGACCGGTTCGAGGAGCTGCTGTCGAACCTGCTCGACCTCAGCCGGTTCGACGCGGGAGCGGCGCAGCTCGAGCTCGCCGACGTCGACCTCGCGCGGGTGGCCCGCGCCGCGGCCGAGGACCCGATCCTGGCGCGCGGCGGCATCGTGGGCCGTGCGGTGGGTGCAGATCGTCCGGCGGTGGTGCAGGCCGACATCCGCCGCATCGACCGGATCGTGCGCAACCTCGTGGCCAATGCGGCGAAGTACAGCGGGTCCGACGTCGTCGAGATCGAGGTCGCCCAGGACGCGTTCGCGGTCTCGCTCGCGGTCCGCGACTTCGGCGTGGGCCTGCAGGGTGACGAGAACCTGCGGGTCTTCGACCGGTTCTGGCGCGCCGATCCGGCGCGCACCCAGGGCGGCACCGGCCTGGGCCTGGCGATCTCGCGCGAGGACGCCGTGCTGCACGGTGGCACCCTCCAGGCATGGGGCAGGGCGGGCGAGGGCAGCGAGTTCGTGCTGACCCTCCCTCGCGTCGTCGACCCGGCCAGACGTTCCGTCGCGCCGCTGCCCGTGGTCCGCAGGGTCTTCGCGTGA
- a CDS encoding glycosyltransferase family 2 protein, translating to MDEPGTDDEAPVVPAWRSSPPTVGAVLVTHNGARWLPQVLASFAALEHDPTLWRVVDVSSTDDGADLVRSSFGADRITYAPAGTGFGEAVHRAVSAMPRTDWIWLLHDDAAVRPDTLAALLDEATTADDIAVVGPKIREWPSLRRLVEVGLTVTSTGARETGLETGEPDAGQHDWPRDVLAVNTAGMLVRRDVWDELGGLDAELPLYFDDVDLGWRVARAGYRTRIAPRAVLFHAEASRRGTRRRVAGDVEPWEQRRAALHVQLANVSGRRFWWQYLRLLAGTLLRTLGLLVARDPEAAGDELQALVSVYAHPGRLRDARRSRIGTARRDDREVRHLFAPFWLPYRHGYDAARDAVVALVRPESVETTGRRSTADEGVGDAPLDDGPSLWRRRPWLVTVSVLVLLSLLAARGLFVGPAGSSLTGGALGATPGSAGEWWRIWFERSHDVGLGSTDPVPTTVLLLALASTPVWFAPGLVVGPLLLLAVPLAGLTAHRLGRRLTDHRRLRIVWAVGYALTVVATGAVSEGRLGTVVALVVLPVVVTTTLQLADHGEAPRRTALRWGIWVAVGTAFAPVVLLLAVLGLGVLLLVDRRLARPALIGVAVAVVLVGPWLLTRVLHPMLWWWESGELLPGAGPGWRTALGLVVGRAGSPEQAPLWLGAGLVVLAVLALLPRATRSVAGVCWVLGLLALAVAVVGVVVDGAVPGSPVPVQPWVGVPVGAVVLALGTAALVGVPTLMADRGRSAGVAVLVVALVLPVGTGVWWVARGVADPIDRARPDSVPAFLTERPGDTLVVSGSTAEGVLVSVVRGEGPVIGEEGLRPSERSTADLTAAVESVLSAPGADGIRRLGALGIDAVYAPDVDADVARALDAAPLLEPSGSDAPTSRVWTMVEPAARPAVDGVPWRPWVAGGQLVLWLLAIVLTAPVRRRESTVEDDAEEVRA from the coding sequence ATGGACGAGCCCGGTACCGACGACGAGGCACCTGTCGTCCCCGCCTGGCGATCGTCGCCTCCGACGGTGGGGGCGGTCCTCGTCACCCACAACGGAGCCCGGTGGCTCCCTCAGGTGCTGGCCTCCTTCGCCGCCCTCGAGCACGACCCGACCCTGTGGCGGGTCGTCGACGTCAGCTCCACCGACGACGGGGCCGACCTGGTCCGCTCCTCGTTCGGTGCGGACCGCATCACCTACGCGCCGGCCGGGACCGGCTTCGGCGAGGCCGTCCACCGGGCGGTCTCGGCCATGCCGCGCACGGACTGGATCTGGCTCCTGCACGACGACGCGGCGGTGCGTCCCGACACGCTGGCCGCCCTCCTCGACGAGGCCACCACGGCCGACGACATCGCCGTGGTCGGTCCCAAGATCCGCGAGTGGCCGTCCCTGCGGCGCCTCGTCGAGGTGGGTCTGACCGTCACGTCCACCGGTGCCAGGGAGACCGGGCTGGAGACGGGTGAGCCCGACGCCGGCCAGCACGACTGGCCGCGCGACGTGCTCGCGGTCAACACCGCCGGCATGCTCGTGCGTCGCGACGTGTGGGACGAGCTGGGCGGACTCGACGCCGAGCTCCCTCTGTACTTCGACGACGTCGACCTCGGCTGGCGCGTGGCACGGGCCGGGTACCGCACCCGGATCGCCCCGCGGGCCGTCCTCTTCCATGCCGAGGCCTCGCGTCGCGGGACCCGGCGCCGGGTGGCGGGCGACGTCGAGCCCTGGGAGCAGCGACGGGCAGCGCTCCACGTGCAGCTCGCGAACGTGTCCGGTCGCCGGTTCTGGTGGCAGTACCTCCGGCTGCTGGCCGGGACCCTCCTGCGCACGCTGGGTCTCCTCGTCGCCCGCGACCCCGAGGCGGCCGGCGACGAGCTGCAGGCGCTGGTCTCCGTCTACGCACACCCCGGCCGGCTGCGCGACGCCCGGCGGAGCCGGATCGGCACCGCCCGCCGCGACGACCGGGAGGTCCGACACCTGTTCGCGCCGTTCTGGCTGCCCTACCGGCACGGGTACGACGCCGCGCGCGACGCGGTCGTGGCGCTCGTGCGACCCGAGTCCGTCGAGACGACGGGACGCCGGTCCACGGCCGACGAGGGCGTCGGCGACGCGCCCCTCGACGACGGACCGTCGCTGTGGAGGCGGAGGCCCTGGCTCGTCACGGTGTCGGTGCTCGTGCTCCTCTCGCTCCTGGCCGCCCGGGGGCTCTTCGTCGGGCCGGCGGGGAGCTCGCTCACCGGTGGGGCGCTCGGTGCCACCCCCGGCTCTGCGGGGGAGTGGTGGCGGATCTGGTTCGAGCGCAGCCACGACGTCGGCCTGGGCAGCACCGACCCGGTGCCCACGACGGTGCTGCTGCTGGCCCTCGCCTCCACGCCCGTGTGGTTCGCGCCAGGGCTCGTCGTCGGACCGCTCCTGCTGCTGGCCGTCCCCTTGGCCGGGCTCACGGCCCACCGTCTGGGACGGCGTCTCACCGACCACCGCAGGCTGCGGATCGTCTGGGCGGTCGGCTACGCGCTGACGGTCGTCGCCACCGGAGCGGTCTCCGAGGGTCGGCTCGGCACGGTCGTCGCCCTCGTGGTGCTGCCCGTCGTGGTCACCACGACGCTGCAGCTGGCCGATCACGGGGAGGCGCCGCGTCGCACGGCCCTGCGGTGGGGGATCTGGGTGGCCGTGGGCACGGCCTTCGCCCCCGTGGTGCTCCTGCTGGCCGTCCTCGGTCTCGGGGTCCTGCTGCTGGTCGACCGCAGGCTCGCCCGACCGGCGCTGATCGGCGTGGCGGTCGCCGTGGTCCTGGTGGGCCCGTGGCTGCTCACCCGGGTGCTGCACCCGATGCTGTGGTGGTGGGAGAGCGGCGAGCTCCTTCCCGGCGCCGGGCCCGGGTGGCGGACCGCGCTCGGACTCGTCGTCGGCCGGGCGGGCTCGCCGGAGCAGGCGCCCCTCTGGCTCGGGGCGGGGCTCGTCGTCCTGGCGGTCCTCGCGCTCCTGCCGCGGGCCACGCGCTCGGTCGCCGGGGTGTGCTGGGTGCTCGGACTGCTGGCCCTGGCGGTCGCGGTCGTCGGCGTCGTCGTGGACGGTGCCGTCCCGGGGAGCCCGGTCCCGGTGCAGCCGTGGGTCGGCGTCCCGGTCGGGGCCGTCGTCCTGGCGCTCGGCACGGCCGCACTGGTCGGCGTGCCGACCCTGATGGCCGACCGGGGCCGGAGCGCAGGCGTCGCGGTCCTGGTCGTCGCGCTGGTCCTGCCCGTCGGCACGGGGGTCTGGTGGGTGGCCCGCGGTGTCGCCGACCCGATCGACCGGGCGCGTCCCGACAGCGTCCCGGCCTTCCTCACGGAGCGTCCCGGTGACACGCTGGTCGTCTCCGGCTCGACGGCCGAGGGGGTCCTGGTCTCGGTCGTCCGCGGCGAGGGGCCCGTGATCGGCGAGGAGGGCCTGCGACCGTCCGAGCGCTCCACGGCGGACCTCACGGCAGCGGTGGAGTCGGTGCTGTCGGCGCCGGGTGCCGACGGGATCCGGCGGCTGGGCGCCCTGGGCATCGACGCGGTGTACGCCCCCGACGTGGACGCCGACGTGGCCCGAGCCCTCGACGCCGCACCCCTGCTGGAGCCCTCGGGCAGCGACGCGCCGACGTCGCGCGTCTGGACGATGGTGGAGCCGGCCGCGCGGCCCGCCGTCGACGGGGTGCCGTGGCGGCCGTGGGTCGCCGGCGGTCAGCTCGTGCTGTGGCTCCTCGCCATCGTGCTCACCGCACCGGTCCGGCGCCGCGAGAGCACGGTCGAGGACGACGCCGAGGAGGTCCGGGCATGA
- a CDS encoding phosphomannomutase/phosphoglucomutase, with protein MHARLRPVVKAYDVRGRVPDQLDTTIARALGEAFADEVGIADGGGRAVVGRDMRASSPDVVRAVADGIRSRGADVVDIGLASTDMLYCASGVLDVPGIMVTASHNPAADNGLKLCRAGARPIGLSTGLAAMAEAAGPLLEREESAVPAPVGTVETLEFLTTYADTLLRLAPVEGRRLKVVVDAGNGMAGHTVPAVLGRLDLEVIGLYLELDGTFPNHEANPLDHTTLVDLQAAVREHGADLGLAFDGDADRCFVIDEHGDVVAPSAITALVASRHLLLEPGATILHNVICSRAVPEIVTERGGVPVRTPVGHSLIKAEMARTGAVFGGEHSGHFYFREFYLADSGMLAALHVLAALAETDSTVSALMAEYSRYSASGEINSRVDDADAVIERLVRAYADHEQDRLDGLTVTAADWWFNVRASNTEPLLRLNVEGADEATMGRVRDEVLAAIRS; from the coding sequence ATGCACGCACGGCTGCGCCCTGTCGTCAAGGCCTACGACGTCCGTGGTCGGGTCCCCGACCAGCTCGACACCACGATCGCGCGGGCGCTGGGCGAGGCCTTCGCCGACGAGGTCGGCATCGCGGACGGCGGGGGACGCGCCGTGGTCGGCCGCGACATGCGGGCCTCCTCGCCCGACGTCGTCCGGGCGGTCGCCGACGGGATCCGGTCGCGCGGCGCCGACGTCGTCGACATCGGGCTCGCCTCCACCGACATGCTGTACTGCGCGTCCGGCGTGCTCGACGTCCCGGGCATCATGGTCACCGCCAGCCACAACCCTGCGGCCGACAACGGTCTCAAGCTGTGCCGTGCGGGCGCGCGACCGATCGGTCTGTCCACCGGCCTGGCGGCCATGGCCGAGGCGGCCGGTCCGCTGCTCGAGCGCGAGGAGTCCGCCGTGCCGGCACCGGTCGGCACGGTCGAGACGCTGGAGTTCCTGACCACCTACGCCGACACCCTGCTGCGCCTGGCGCCGGTCGAGGGCCGTCGGCTGAAGGTCGTGGTGGATGCCGGCAACGGCATGGCCGGGCACACGGTCCCCGCCGTGCTGGGCCGCCTCGACCTCGAGGTGATCGGTCTGTACCTCGAGCTCGACGGCACCTTCCCGAACCACGAGGCCAACCCGCTCGACCACACCACCCTGGTGGACCTGCAGGCCGCGGTCCGTGAGCACGGGGCCGACCTCGGCCTGGCGTTCGACGGGGACGCCGACCGCTGCTTCGTGATCGACGAGCACGGCGACGTCGTCGCGCCGTCCGCCATCACGGCGCTCGTGGCCTCGCGCCACCTGCTCCTCGAGCCCGGCGCCACCATCCTGCACAACGTCATCTGCTCGCGGGCCGTCCCCGAGATCGTCACCGAGCGCGGGGGAGTGCCCGTCCGGACGCCCGTCGGGCACTCGCTGATCAAGGCGGAGATGGCCCGCACCGGCGCGGTCTTCGGCGGCGAGCACTCCGGGCACTTCTACTTCCGCGAGTTCTACCTCGCCGACTCCGGGATGCTGGCGGCGCTGCACGTCCTGGCCGCCCTGGCCGAGACCGACTCCACGGTCAGCGCCCTCATGGCGGAGTACTCCCGCTACAGCGCGTCGGGCGAGATCAACAGTCGGGTCGACGACGCGGACGCCGTGATCGAACGACTCGTCCGCGCGTACGCCGACCACGAGCAGGACCGACTCGACGGCCTGACGGTCACCGCCGCCGACTGGTGGTTCAACGTGCGGGCCTCCAACACCGAGCCGCTGCTGCGGCTCAACGTCGAGGGTGCCGACGAGGCCACCATGGGACGGGTGCGTGACGAGGTGCTCGCCGCGATCCGGTCCTGA
- the mtrA gene encoding MtrAB system response regulator MtrA, with product MSYRRSKRDRVLVVDDDASLAEMLTIVLEAEGLTTLVCRSGDEVMTAFGAFKPDVVLLDLMLPGMDGMKVCRQIRAGSAVPIIMLTAKSDTPDVVRGLEAGADDYITKPFKNTELVARVRARLRRTDAVGEVLEFGDIVLDPAAHTVSRKGRPLDLTPLEFDLLACLLGNPEQVFTREVLLERVWGYHHPGDTKLVNVHMTRLRSKIEDDAESPEVIRTVRGVGYQAIAP from the coding sequence ATGAGCTACCGGCGCAGCAAGCGCGACCGGGTGCTCGTCGTCGACGACGACGCGTCGCTCGCCGAGATGCTGACCATCGTGCTCGAGGCCGAGGGGCTCACGACCCTCGTCTGCCGGTCCGGCGACGAGGTGATGACGGCCTTCGGGGCGTTCAAGCCCGACGTGGTGCTGCTCGACCTCATGCTGCCGGGCATGGACGGCATGAAGGTGTGTCGGCAGATCCGTGCCGGCTCGGCCGTGCCGATCATCATGCTCACGGCGAAGTCCGACACCCCCGACGTGGTGCGCGGTCTCGAGGCCGGGGCGGACGACTACATCACCAAGCCGTTCAAGAACACCGAGCTGGTGGCGCGGGTGCGGGCGCGCCTGCGTCGCACCGATGCGGTGGGCGAGGTGCTCGAGTTCGGCGACATCGTGCTCGACCCGGCGGCCCACACCGTGAGCCGCAAGGGACGTCCGCTCGACCTGACACCGCTGGAGTTCGACCTGCTGGCGTGCCTGCTGGGCAACCCCGAGCAGGTGTTCACCCGCGAGGTGCTCCTCGAGCGCGTGTGGGGGTACCACCACCCGGGCGACACCAAGCTCGTGAACGTCCACATGACCCGGCTGCGGTCCAAGATCGAGGACGACGCCGAGTCGCCCGAGGTGATCCGCACCGTGCGCGGCGTGGGCTACCAGGCCATCGCGCCATGA
- a CDS encoding WhiB family transcriptional regulator, which translates to MSFDLGLPLSPEEELMWQERALCAQTDPEAFFPEKGGSTREAKRVCLTCDVRGECLEYALAHDERFGIWGGLSERERRKLKKRA; encoded by the coding sequence ATGTCATTCGATCTGGGTCTGCCACTGTCGCCCGAAGAGGAGCTCATGTGGCAGGAGCGTGCGCTCTGTGCCCAGACCGACCCGGAGGCGTTCTTCCCCGAGAAGGGCGGCTCGACCCGGGAGGCCAAGCGGGTCTGCCTCACCTGCGACGTCCGGGGCGAGTGCCTCGAGTACGCCCTGGCCCACGACGAGCGGTTCGGCATCTGGGGCGGGCTCTCCGAGCGGGAGCGGCGCAAGCTCAAGAAGCGCGCCTGA
- a CDS encoding DUF5719 family protein — translation MSGGTRVRGGSRSRSAPGGGRGLALALLPVIAAGLVVAAGLAPAAPGSTEAPRPVPASETTYACTGAPDLATGQVDAGSSTSARARPGGAAVDGAADPRSWVRSELDDVLGDDADALVVTQRGTGSGAVGFVSGTLDEDQGEGLVVGRCQGVVADAWYAGLGSGQRHLSDLVLTNLADTPAVVDVSLWSADGPVDAVGGDGLVVEPGDTRTVPLADLAAGEPDLGVHVSRRRGAVAVSVLDTSTGASQGSELVSPAPEPARRLVVAGLPAGERGRTLHVLNPSGSTARVAVEVLGSDGAFVPEGLGEVKVGAGRVVSVEVPRSAGSGRVALRLVADTPVVATASVSPTGDDTVTTEAVGPWTGPAVVPVKGGLGVPELVLSAPGADVDRRVVLEARDADLEVVSRAEVAVPAGTTIGVDPDDELDLDGVTSLVVRSTGGVVGAAQFSDGDRRASLALTAAPTDVLAPRVRPAP, via the coding sequence ATGAGTGGCGGAACACGCGTGCGCGGTGGATCGCGATCTCGATCCGCCCCCGGCGGTGGTCGCGGGCTCGCCCTCGCCCTGCTGCCGGTGATCGCGGCGGGCCTGGTCGTCGCGGCAGGGCTCGCGCCCGCCGCGCCCGGGTCCACCGAGGCGCCGCGCCCGGTGCCCGCGAGCGAGACCACCTACGCCTGCACCGGTGCGCCCGACCTCGCGACGGGCCAGGTCGACGCCGGATCCTCGACCTCGGCTCGAGCGCGGCCCGGTGGCGCCGCCGTCGACGGTGCCGCCGACCCACGGAGCTGGGTCCGCTCGGAGCTCGACGACGTGCTGGGCGACGACGCCGACGCGCTCGTCGTCACGCAGCGCGGCACGGGGTCCGGCGCGGTCGGCTTCGTCTCCGGGACCCTCGACGAGGACCAGGGCGAGGGTCTCGTCGTCGGCCGGTGCCAGGGCGTCGTCGCCGACGCCTGGTACGCCGGGCTCGGGTCGGGTCAGCGCCACCTGAGCGACCTCGTGCTGACGAACCTCGCCGACACCCCGGCCGTCGTCGACGTGTCGCTGTGGTCGGCGGACGGCCCCGTCGACGCGGTGGGCGGAGACGGTCTCGTCGTCGAGCCGGGCGACACCCGCACGGTGCCCCTGGCCGACCTCGCGGCGGGCGAGCCCGACCTCGGGGTGCACGTCTCCCGTCGTCGAGGCGCCGTCGCGGTCTCCGTGCTCGACACCTCCACGGGCGCCTCGCAGGGCTCGGAGCTCGTGAGCCCGGCACCCGAGCCCGCGCGCCGTCTCGTGGTGGCCGGGCTCCCGGCCGGGGAACGCGGCCGCACGCTCCACGTGCTCAACCCGTCGGGGTCGACGGCCCGTGTCGCGGTCGAGGTGCTGGGATCGGACGGTGCGTTCGTCCCCGAGGGCCTGGGCGAGGTGAAGGTCGGGGCCGGGCGGGTCGTGTCGGTCGAGGTCCCGCGCAGCGCGGGGTCGGGACGCGTCGCCCTCCGCCTGGTCGCCGACACCCCGGTCGTCGCGACGGCCTCGGTGTCCCCGACCGGTGACGACACGGTGACGACGGAGGCGGTCGGACCGTGGACCGGCCCGGCGGTCGTGCCGGTCAAGGGAGGCCTCGGCGTGCCCGAGCTCGTGCTCAGCGCCCCTGGCGCCGACGTGGACCGACGAGTCGTCCTCGAGGCCCGCGACGCCGACCTCGAGGTGGTGTCGCGTGCCGAGGTCGCGGTCCCCGCGGGCACGACGATCGGGGTGGACCCCGACGACGAGCTCGACCTCGACGGCGTGACGTCGCTCGTGGTCCGCTCGACCGGGGGCGTGGTGGGCGCGGCGCAGTTCAGCGACGGCGACCGGAGAGCGAGCCTGGCGCTGACCGCTGCCCCGACGGACGTCCTCGCACCACGGGTCCGACCGGCGCCCTGA
- the ahcY gene encoding adenosylhomocysteinase gives MDFNVADLSLAEFGRKEIELAEHEMPGLMAMRERFGDKKPLAGARIAGSLHMTVQTAVLIETLADLGADIRWATCNIFSTQDHAAAAVVVGPHGTPDDPQGVPVFAWKGESLAEYWDEAEKVFDFPGVDGEVGGPNMLLDDGGDITMLLHLGVEYEKVGAVPPQDSTDNEEFKEVLRVLARSLENDPKRWTNRAPLVKGVSEETTTGVLRLYDRFREGTLLFPAINVNDSVTKSKFDNKYGCRHSLIDGINRATDVMIGGKVAVVCGYGDVGKGSAESLRGQGARVIVTEIDPICALQAAMDGYEVKRLESVVETADIFITTTGNFDIITVEHFEKMKNQAIVGNIGHFDNEINMAGLAKIPGIVKDEIKPQVHQWIFPDGKKIIVLSEGRLLNLGNATGHPSFVMSNSFTNQVLAQVELFTKADQYELGVHVLPKHLDEEVARLHLDALGVELTELTKEQAAYLGVDVAGPYKSDLYRY, from the coding sequence ATGGATTTCAACGTCGCTGACCTGTCGCTCGCCGAGTTCGGACGCAAGGAGATCGAGCTCGCCGAGCACGAGATGCCGGGCCTGATGGCCATGCGCGAGCGCTTCGGGGACAAGAAGCCCCTCGCGGGCGCCCGCATCGCCGGTTCCCTGCACATGACGGTCCAGACCGCCGTGCTGATCGAGACCCTCGCCGACCTGGGTGCCGACATCCGCTGGGCCACCTGCAACATCTTCTCCACCCAGGACCACGCGGCCGCTGCGGTCGTCGTCGGCCCCCACGGCACGCCGGACGACCCGCAGGGCGTCCCGGTCTTCGCCTGGAAGGGCGAGAGCCTCGCCGAGTACTGGGACGAGGCCGAGAAGGTCTTCGACTTCCCGGGCGTCGACGGCGAGGTGGGTGGACCCAACATGCTCCTCGACGACGGTGGCGACATCACGATGCTGCTGCACCTCGGCGTCGAGTACGAGAAGGTCGGCGCCGTGCCGCCCCAGGACTCCACCGACAACGAGGAGTTCAAGGAGGTGCTGCGCGTCCTGGCCCGCTCGCTCGAGAACGACCCCAAGCGCTGGACGAACCGCGCGCCGCTCGTGAAGGGCGTCTCGGAGGAGACCACCACCGGCGTGCTGCGCCTCTACGACCGCTTCCGCGAGGGCACGCTGCTCTTCCCGGCGATCAACGTCAACGACTCGGTCACGAAGAGCAAGTTCGACAACAAGTACGGCTGCCGCCACTCGCTCATCGACGGCATCAACCGCGCCACCGACGTGATGATCGGCGGCAAGGTCGCCGTCGTGTGCGGCTACGGCGACGTCGGCAAGGGCTCGGCGGAGTCCCTGCGCGGCCAGGGTGCGCGCGTCATCGTCACCGAGATCGACCCGATCTGCGCCCTCCAGGCCGCGATGGACGGCTACGAGGTCAAGCGTCTCGAGTCCGTCGTCGAGACGGCCGACATCTTCATCACCACGACGGGCAACTTCGACATCATCACCGTCGAGCACTTCGAGAAGATGAAGAACCAGGCCATCGTCGGCAACATCGGCCACTTCGACAACGAGATCAACATGGCGGGCCTGGCCAAGATCCCCGGCATCGTCAAGGACGAGATCAAGCCGCAGGTCCACCAGTGGATCTTCCCCGACGGCAAGAAGATCATCGTGCTCTCGGAGGGTCGCCTGCTCAACCTCGGCAACGCCACCGGCCACCCGTCGTTCGTGATGAGCAACTCCTTCACCAACCAGGTGCTCGCGCAGGTCGAGCTGTTCACGAAGGCCGACCAGTACGAGCTGGGCGTGCACGTGCTGCCCAAGCACCTCGACGAGGAGGTCGCCCGTCTGCACCTCGACGCCCTGGGTGTCGAGCTCACCGAGCTCACGAAGGAGCAGGCCGCGTACCTCGGCGTCGACGTGGCGGGGCCGTACAAGTCGGACCTCTACCGCTACTGA
- a CDS encoding Trm112 family protein: MILDPALLEILVCPQCRSSLFVDHDASELVCQACSLAYPVRDDIPVMLVEEARALS; encoded by the coding sequence ATGATCCTCGACCCCGCACTCCTGGAGATCCTGGTCTGCCCGCAGTGCCGGTCGTCGCTGTTCGTCGACCACGACGCGTCGGAGCTGGTGTGCCAGGCCTGCAGCCTCGCCTACCCCGTCCGTGACGACATCCCGGTGATGCTGGTCGAGGAAGCGCGCGCTCTCTCCTGA